Proteins encoded together in one uncultured Desulfosarcina sp. window:
- a CDS encoding PLD nuclease N-terminal domain-containing protein, which produces MSTGMIIVLTGVAFFLLTCVAILDIARKDFGSIEMKALWAFIVALVPFIGVLVYIFIGRTKGRLPDADAAAE; this is translated from the coding sequence ATGAGCACCGGCATGATCATTGTGCTGACCGGCGTTGCATTTTTCCTGCTGACCTGCGTGGCGATTTTGGACATTGCCCGCAAGGATTTCGGTTCCATCGAGATGAAAGCCCTGTGGGCCTTTATCGTGGCCCTGGTGCCCTTCATTGGCGTGCTGGTCTACATCTTCATCGGCCGCACCAAGGGGCGGCTGCCGGATGCCGACGCTGCGGCGGAGTGA
- a CDS encoding lytic murein transglycosylase, with product MLDDRLRPARKRFKPHFSVFLLTLLALLAGLAMPAAAEDSPSPFQPLVKRLVADGFDSQRMEVIFSSSEVSFAKSGVSAYFMHNEAKLNYNQFTRVWNINSAKKYMETHRQWLDAAQKTYGVDKEVITAIILVETKLGTYTGKSSVINILATLSAMADDAPRQVIWNNLPDDDRRMSRQQFEKKADRKSSWAYRELKAFLTYTEEQGMDPTTIKGSYAGAMGISQFMPSNIGRYAQDGDADGKIDLFVHADAISSIASYLKHYGWKPGISREKAFDVVYHYNHSKYYVNTILDIADKLKG from the coding sequence ATGCTTGATGATCGACTGCGGCCTGCCCGGAAACGATTCAAACCCCATTTTTCAGTATTCCTGTTGACGCTGCTTGCCTTGCTCGCCGGTTTGGCAATGCCGGCGGCAGCGGAAGACTCTCCATCGCCATTTCAGCCCCTGGTGAAGCGGTTGGTCGCAGACGGTTTTGACAGCCAGCGCATGGAGGTGATTTTCAGCAGTTCGGAGGTTTCTTTCGCAAAGAGCGGGGTCAGCGCCTATTTCATGCACAACGAGGCCAAACTGAACTACAACCAGTTCACACGCGTTTGGAATATCAACTCGGCCAAAAAATATATGGAGACGCACCGCCAGTGGCTGGATGCCGCCCAGAAGACCTACGGGGTGGACAAGGAAGTGATTACCGCCATTATCCTGGTGGAGACCAAGCTGGGTACCTATACCGGAAAAAGCTCCGTGATCAATATTCTGGCCACCCTTTCCGCCATGGCCGACGACGCTCCGCGCCAGGTCATCTGGAACAACCTGCCTGACGATGACCGGCGTATGTCGCGCCAGCAATTCGAAAAAAAGGCCGACCGAAAATCCAGTTGGGCCTATCGGGAACTCAAGGCCTTTTTGACCTACACGGAAGAGCAGGGCATGGATCCCACAACCATCAAAGGCTCCTATGCCGGGGCCATGGGGATTTCCCAGTTCATGCCCAGCAACATCGGCCGGTATGCCCAGGACGGTGACGCCGACGGCAAGATCGATCTCTTTGTGCATGCCGACGCCATTTCCAGCATCGCCAGCTATTTGAAGCATTATGGCTGGAAGCCGGGCATCTCACGGGAAAAGGCCTTCGATGTGGTTTACCATTACAACCACAGCAAGTACTACGTGAACACTATCCTCGATATCGCGGACAAATTGAAAGGCTGA
- a CDS encoding histidinol-phosphatase has translation MIDYHVHTSLCNHASGTMEEYVQAAVGKGLKTLCFLDHLTFQKAGRHNAMDPRQVSGYVEEARRLRRTYRDRIDVRVGLEVDFSPHYVDRCIETVDALDLDVVGGSVHFLDGEDVVSRRSAWFRGELDPDRIYQAYLATLESMLDYDYFDVVCHMDLPKKYGIRPSPSAMEGFARVLEKIRKKNRVVELNTNGFHCPIEEAFPSPELLGQCARMGIPVTFGSDAHSPETVGRDFERARDLLKAAGYRHLTEFRHRRREVLAI, from the coding sequence ATGATTGATTACCACGTCCATACCAGCCTTTGCAACCACGCCAGCGGCACCATGGAAGAATACGTCCAGGCCGCGGTAGGCAAGGGATTGAAGACCCTGTGTTTCCTCGACCACCTGACCTTCCAGAAGGCCGGACGCCACAATGCCATGGACCCCAGACAAGTATCCGGGTATGTGGAAGAGGCCCGTCGGCTGCGCCGGACCTACCGGGATCGCATCGATGTCCGCGTCGGGCTGGAGGTCGATTTTTCGCCCCATTATGTGGATCGCTGCATCGAAACCGTTGACGCCCTGGACCTGGACGTGGTGGGCGGTTCCGTGCATTTTCTCGACGGCGAGGATGTGGTCAGCCGGCGCTCGGCGTGGTTCCGCGGCGAACTGGACCCCGACCGGATCTACCAGGCCTATCTGGCCACCCTGGAATCTATGCTGGATTATGATTACTTCGATGTGGTATGTCACATGGATCTGCCGAAAAAATACGGCATACGCCCGTCACCGTCCGCGATGGAAGGCTTTGCGAGGGTGCTGGAAAAGATACGGAAAAAAAACCGGGTTGTGGAGTTGAACACCAACGGTTTTCACTGCCCGATTGAAGAAGCCTTCCCGTCGCCGGAATTGCTCGGCCAGTGCGCCAGGATGGGCATCCCCGTGACGTTCGGCTCCGACGCCCACTCCCCCGAAACGGTGGGCCGGGATTTCGAGCGGGCCAGGGATCTGCTCAAAGCCGCCGGCTACCGGCATCTGACGGAATTTCGCCATCGTCGGCGGGAAGTCCTGGCCATATGA
- the radA gene encoding DNA repair protein RadA, whose protein sequence is MPRKTAKTLFVCQACGYESPKWMGRCTECGAWDSFAEEVRRPAAPGKPTMADKGNRPVPIDAVELVDEQRQSTGIAEFDRVLGGGLVDGTLILIGGDPGIGKSTLMLQALHGIAATGRKVLYVSGEESVRQLRLRSRRLKTVSPNLLVVSEIDIDAVMAMVGNEKPDVLVVDSIQTVFSPEITSAPGSVSQVRESAMRLMLMAKRTGIPTFLVGHVTKEGAIAGPRLLEHMVDTVLYFEGDRNHVFRILRAVKNRFGSTNEIGVFEMKENGLQQVANPSAVFLSERPENAPGSVVTASMEGTRPILVELQALASSTSFGTPRRTILGLDPNRVALLVAVMEKQLGMHLMGHDIFMNVAGGVKIMEPAVDMGIVSAVASSFLDRPIRKDTLVIGEVGLAGEVRAVGNVDIRISEAQKMGFTRIVGPAGSLARLRPSDPVTLEGVETVSAAVELLF, encoded by the coding sequence ATGCCACGTAAAACCGCAAAAACCCTTTTCGTCTGCCAGGCCTGCGGCTACGAATCTCCCAAATGGATGGGCCGCTGCACCGAATGCGGCGCCTGGGACAGCTTTGCCGAAGAGGTTCGGCGGCCGGCGGCACCCGGCAAGCCAACCATGGCGGACAAGGGCAACCGCCCGGTGCCCATCGACGCCGTTGAACTCGTCGACGAGCAGCGCCAGTCCACCGGCATTGCCGAATTCGACCGGGTGCTGGGCGGCGGACTGGTGGACGGCACCCTGATTCTCATCGGCGGCGACCCCGGCATCGGCAAGTCCACCCTGATGCTCCAGGCCCTGCACGGCATCGCCGCCACCGGGCGCAAAGTCCTGTATGTTTCCGGTGAGGAATCGGTCCGCCAGCTTCGTCTGCGCAGCCGCCGCCTTAAGACCGTGTCGCCAAACCTGCTGGTGGTCTCGGAGATCGACATCGACGCGGTCATGGCCATGGTGGGAAACGAAAAACCGGACGTGCTGGTGGTGGATTCGATCCAGACTGTGTTCAGTCCGGAAATCACATCGGCGCCGGGCAGTGTCAGCCAGGTGCGCGAATCCGCCATGCGGCTGATGCTCATGGCCAAGCGCACGGGCATCCCCACCTTTCTGGTGGGCCACGTGACCAAGGAGGGCGCCATTGCCGGCCCGCGGCTGCTGGAGCACATGGTGGACACGGTGCTCTACTTCGAGGGCGACCGCAACCACGTGTTTCGCATCCTGCGGGCGGTGAAAAACCGTTTCGGCTCCACCAACGAAATCGGCGTCTTCGAAATGAAGGAAAACGGCTTGCAGCAGGTGGCCAACCCCTCGGCGGTCTTTCTGTCCGAACGGCCCGAAAACGCCCCCGGCTCCGTGGTCACCGCCAGCATGGAAGGCACCCGGCCCATTCTGGTGGAGCTGCAGGCCCTGGCATCGAGCACCAGTTTCGGAACTCCCCGGCGAACCATTCTGGGCCTGGACCCCAACCGGGTGGCCCTGCTGGTGGCCGTAATGGAAAAACAACTGGGCATGCACCTGATGGGCCACGACATCTTCATGAACGTGGCCGGCGGGGTAAAGATCATGGAGCCTGCCGTGGACATGGGCATCGTGTCGGCCGTCGCCTCCAGCTTCCTGGACCGCCCCATCCGCAAGGACACCCTGGTGATCGGCGAGGTCGGCCTGGCCGGCGAGGTGCGCGCCGTGGGCAATGTGGACATCCGCATCTCCGAAGCCCAAAAAATGGGCTTTACCCGCATCGTGGGTCCGGCCGGCAGCCTGGCCCGGCTGCGGCCATCGGACCCGGTTACCCTGGAAGGCGTGGAAACGGTCAGCGCAGCAGTCGAACTGCTGTTTTGA
- a CDS encoding RlmE family RNA methyltransferase, with amino-acid sequence MKQTSRKKNTWADHYTRQAKKENFAARSVYKLQEIQKKYAILSRGSRVLDLGCAPGSWLQFAARQVGPGGRVIGIDLTPVTIQLPETVTVITGDVADLEGRLTELGQTRFDVVLSDMAPATTGNRHVDEARSLGLCEMALYIAESHLAPGGHFVCKIFQGGDTKAFTEAVRSRFQRQTALRPKSTRKASREVFVIGLQKR; translated from the coding sequence ATGAAGCAAACCAGTCGCAAGAAGAACACCTGGGCGGATCACTACACCCGTCAGGCCAAAAAAGAGAATTTTGCGGCCCGCTCGGTCTACAAGCTTCAGGAAATTCAGAAAAAGTACGCTATCCTCAGCCGGGGTTCGCGGGTTTTGGATCTGGGCTGCGCACCGGGATCATGGCTGCAGTTCGCCGCCCGGCAAGTCGGCCCGGGAGGGCGGGTGATCGGTATCGATCTGACGCCGGTAACGATTCAACTGCCTGAAACCGTGACGGTGATCACCGGCGACGTGGCCGACCTGGAGGGCCGCCTGACCGAACTGGGGCAGACCCGCTTCGATGTGGTTCTCAGCGACATGGCGCCGGCTACCACGGGCAACCGCCACGTGGACGAGGCCCGCTCCCTGGGCTTGTGCGAAATGGCCCTTTATATCGCCGAAAGTCACCTGGCGCCCGGCGGCCATTTCGTCTGCAAAATCTTCCAGGGTGGCGACACCAAGGCGTTTACCGAGGCGGTCCGAAGCCGCTTTCAGCGGCAGACGGCCCTGCGCCCCAAAAGCACACGCAAGGCCAGCCGGGAAGTGTTCGTCATCGGGCTGCAAAAGCGATGA
- a CDS encoding YebC/PmpR family DNA-binding transcriptional regulator — protein MSGHSKWSTIKHKKGAADAKRGKIFTKLIKEITVAARTGGGDIDANPRLRSAVAAAKTENMPKDNIERAIKKGTGELEGVNYEESSYEGYGPGGAAILVESLTDNKNRAVAEIRHIFNKYGGNMGENGCVAWMFDKKGYFNVDKAAVDEEKLMEIALEAGAEDVREEDDSFEVITAPEDFDAVKEALEGAEIPFNDAEVTMLPQNMSPLEGKDAERMLKLMDAMDDCDDVQKVYTNADIPEDMVDAA, from the coding sequence ATGTCCGGACACAGCAAATGGTCAACCATCAAACACAAAAAAGGTGCCGCGGATGCCAAGCGCGGCAAGATCTTTACCAAACTGATCAAGGAAATCACTGTGGCCGCCCGCACCGGCGGCGGCGACATTGACGCCAATCCGCGCCTGCGGTCCGCCGTGGCAGCTGCCAAGACGGAAAACATGCCCAAGGACAACATCGAGCGGGCCATCAAAAAAGGCACCGGCGAGTTGGAAGGGGTCAACTACGAAGAGAGTTCCTACGAGGGCTACGGCCCCGGCGGCGCCGCCATCCTGGTGGAATCGCTGACCGACAACAAGAACCGCGCCGTGGCCGAAATCCGCCACATCTTCAACAAGTACGGCGGCAACATGGGGGAAAACGGCTGCGTGGCCTGGATGTTCGACAAAAAAGGCTACTTTAATGTGGACAAGGCCGCCGTGGACGAAGAGAAGCTCATGGAGATCGCCCTGGAAGCCGGGGCCGAGGATGTGCGCGAGGAAGACGACAGTTTCGAAGTCATTACCGCGCCGGAGGATTTCGACGCGGTGAAGGAGGCTCTGGAAGGGGCCGAAATCCCGTTCAACGACGCCGAGGTGACCATGCTGCCGCAGAACATGAGCCCCCTGGAAGGCAAGGACGCCGAACGCATGCTCAAGCTCATGGATGCCATGGACGACTGCGACGACGTTCAGAAAGTCTACACCAACGCGGACATTCCCGAAGATATGGTGGATGCCGCGTAA
- the nadA gene encoding quinolinate synthase NadA, with amino-acid sequence MALGDDFQAVVGLRATAIVGSASSRDKLRKEQRHMQDAIKKLLKARNAVLLAHNYQPPEIQDLADMCGDSLELSIRAADTDAEVIVFCGVHFMAESASILSPDKTVLLPRSEAGCPMADMITAEALQARKRELPDMPVVTYVNSPATVKALSTICCTSANALEVVESLDADELLMTPDRNLARNTARRTDKKIHLWDGCCPIHDRLTTADVKAAQKAHPDAVFMAHPECRPEVVMMADAALSTSGMIRFAGESDANEFIVGTEEGLIYPLAQKYPDKIFYPVSDRMICPDMKVITPKDILTCLEEMSGQVKVPEDIRVPALAAVERMIALSR; translated from the coding sequence ATGGCCCTGGGAGACGATTTTCAGGCCGTAGTGGGACTAAGAGCAACAGCAATCGTAGGATCGGCTTCCAGCCGCGATAAACTACGCAAGGAACAAAGACACATGCAAGATGCCATTAAGAAACTGCTCAAAGCGCGCAACGCCGTCCTGCTGGCCCACAACTACCAGCCTCCCGAGATTCAGGATTTGGCCGACATGTGCGGCGATTCGCTGGAGTTGAGCATCCGGGCGGCTGACACGGACGCGGAGGTGATCGTCTTTTGCGGCGTCCATTTCATGGCCGAAAGCGCCTCGATTCTCTCGCCGGACAAAACCGTGCTGCTGCCGCGCAGCGAAGCCGGCTGCCCCATGGCCGACATGATCACCGCCGAGGCGTTGCAGGCCAGAAAGCGGGAACTGCCCGACATGCCCGTGGTGACCTACGTGAACTCCCCGGCCACCGTCAAGGCCCTGTCCACCATCTGCTGCACATCGGCCAACGCCCTCGAGGTGGTCGAAAGTCTGGATGCCGACGAACTGCTCATGACGCCGGACCGCAACCTGGCCCGCAACACTGCCAGGCGCACCGATAAGAAGATTCACCTGTGGGACGGATGCTGCCCCATTCATGATCGGCTGACCACCGCGGATGTAAAGGCCGCCCAAAAGGCCCATCCCGATGCCGTGTTCATGGCCCATCCCGAATGCAGGCCCGAAGTGGTCATGATGGCCGACGCCGCCTTGAGCACATCGGGGATGATCCGTTTTGCCGGCGAGTCCGATGCGAACGAATTCATCGTGGGAACCGAAGAGGGATTGATCTACCCGCTGGCGCAAAAATACCCCGACAAAATCTTTTACCCGGTCTCGGATCGGATGATCTGCCCGGACATGAAGGTGATCACCCCCAAGGACATTCTCACCTGCCTGGAAGAGATGTCCGGCCAGGTCAAGGTGCCCGAGGATATTCGTGTTCCGGCCCTGGCGGCGGTGGAGAGAATGATTGCGTTATCAAGATAG
- a CDS encoding outer membrane lipoprotein carrier protein LolA has product MNSSRSDIQSIMAMAAAMFLLLITSGLAGSGLASAADEAEIDKILAGVEKRYNVTGFTADFDQESILKAMAVTDTASGRLMIRQPGKMRWEYLVPEPQTIITDGNDLWVYRPEENQVLVGKAPALFGEGKGAGFLSNIKMVRESFQISLMPDAAPGRYRLKLVPNRSTVDLMEIQLDLDRKTFDLIEIATFNVYGDETRIRLSKIDFSAPPEEALFRFEVPQGAEVLQMNP; this is encoded by the coding sequence ATGAACAGCTCGAGAAGCGATATACAATCGATCATGGCGATGGCAGCGGCTATGTTCCTGCTGCTGATCACAAGCGGCCTGGCGGGCTCCGGGCTGGCGTCGGCCGCCGATGAGGCCGAGATCGACAAGATATTGGCCGGCGTGGAAAAGCGCTACAATGTCACCGGTTTTACGGCGGATTTCGACCAGGAGTCCATTCTCAAGGCCATGGCGGTCACCGACACGGCTTCCGGTCGCCTGATGATTCGCCAGCCGGGCAAGATGCGCTGGGAGTACCTGGTTCCCGAGCCCCAGACCATTATTACCGATGGCAACGACCTGTGGGTTTATCGGCCCGAGGAAAACCAGGTCCTGGTGGGCAAGGCCCCCGCTTTGTTCGGAGAGGGCAAGGGCGCCGGTTTCCTTTCCAACATCAAGATGGTCCGCGAATCGTTCCAGATCTCGCTGATGCCGGATGCGGCGCCGGGGCGCTACCGCCTCAAGCTGGTGCCCAACCGGTCCACGGTGGACCTCATGGAGATTCAGCTGGATCTGGATCGCAAAACCTTCGATCTGATCGAAATCGCCACCTTCAATGTATACGGGGACGAAACCCGCATCCGGTTGAGCAAGATCGATTTCAGTGCTCCGCCCGAAGAGGCGCTTTTCCGGTTCGAGGTGCCACAGGGGGCCGAGGTGCTGCAAATGAACCCCTGA
- a CDS encoding Hpt domain-containing protein: protein MNFKDLGEELGLEEDEYRELIELFMETGQSDLSQLKSALDAGDAETVSRRAHTICGSSGNLRLMDMHKTAKRIELAADDGRLDGLSVYLSALDEGFSEIARSLQG from the coding sequence ATGAATTTCAAGGATTTGGGAGAAGAACTCGGCCTGGAGGAAGATGAGTACCGCGAACTGATCGAGTTGTTCATGGAAACGGGCCAATCCGATCTGAGCCAGTTGAAAAGCGCCCTGGATGCCGGGGATGCCGAAACCGTATCCAGAAGGGCCCACACCATATGCGGGTCTTCCGGCAACCTGAGGCTCATGGATATGCACAAAACGGCCAAACGGATCGAATTGGCTGCCGATGACGGTCGGTTGGACGGCCTGTCCGTCTACCTGAGCGCCCTCGATGAGGGCTTCTCGGAAATCGCGCGAAGTCTTCAAGGCTGA
- a CDS encoding response regulator — translation MELLCRIDDHIPAMVNGDPLRFRQVITNLLGNAPKFTESGEIELSMDLDEETDEAVKLHATIRDTGIGIPENKLGTIFEPFQQADGSTTRKYGGTGLGLSICKQISNLMGGDVWVESTVGEGSRFHFTAWLKKCDETESRCGAPVSLKGKRGLVADDNVANAKILRQILEGVGMQAVCVYEGKDVLPTLQAALEKGEPFDLCISDIHMPDIDGFTVATEIRSSGAFFSSLPLLALSSSLERDAQKCEKAGFNGFLSKPARREKLLQMVGRLLVDKDGTTQASSDKKGKKIHTQYSVREDLKHSVRILLAEDNLVNQKLAKLMLGKAGYQVDVANNGIEAVEKYSADPDAFDLIFMDVQMPEMDGKEATQTIRQKGFEDVPIIAMTAHAMKGDREMCLEVGMNDYITKPIKREAVFAIIEKNVFHKEAA, via the coding sequence GTGGAGTTGCTGTGCCGGATAGACGACCATATCCCGGCCATGGTCAACGGTGATCCGCTGCGGTTCCGGCAGGTCATCACCAATCTGTTGGGCAATGCGCCCAAATTCACCGAATCCGGTGAAATCGAGCTGTCCATGGATTTGGACGAAGAGACTGATGAAGCCGTTAAACTGCACGCTACAATCCGGGACACGGGCATCGGCATCCCCGAGAACAAGCTGGGTACGATTTTCGAGCCTTTCCAGCAAGCCGACGGCTCCACAACCCGAAAATACGGCGGCACCGGCCTGGGATTGTCCATTTGCAAGCAGATCTCCAATCTTATGGGGGGCGACGTCTGGGTGGAAAGCACCGTCGGCGAGGGCAGCCGCTTTCATTTTACCGCCTGGCTGAAAAAGTGCGACGAAACCGAGTCCCGCTGCGGAGCGCCGGTCTCGCTCAAGGGAAAACGGGGGCTGGTGGCGGACGACAATGTCGCCAATGCGAAAATCCTCAGGCAGATTCTTGAGGGAGTCGGCATGCAGGCGGTCTGCGTTTATGAGGGAAAGGATGTGCTGCCGACGCTGCAAGCCGCCCTGGAAAAGGGGGAGCCTTTCGACCTGTGCATCTCTGATATTCATATGCCGGACATCGACGGCTTCACGGTTGCCACCGAGATCCGTTCTTCGGGTGCGTTTTTCTCGTCGTTGCCCCTGCTGGCGCTTTCCAGTTCCCTGGAGCGTGATGCCCAGAAATGCGAAAAGGCAGGCTTCAACGGATTTCTAAGCAAGCCGGCCCGGCGGGAGAAACTCTTGCAAATGGTGGGGCGGCTGCTGGTGGACAAGGATGGGACCACGCAAGCGTCGTCGGATAAGAAAGGCAAGAAAATTCATACCCAGTATTCCGTTCGAGAAGACCTCAAGCATTCCGTGCGCATCCTGTTGGCGGAGGACAACCTGGTCAATCAGAAGCTGGCCAAATTGATGTTGGGCAAAGCCGGATATCAGGTGGACGTGGCCAATAACGGGATCGAAGCGGTGGAAAAATATTCAGCCGATCCGGACGCTTTCGATCTGATCTTCATGGACGTCCAGATGCCGGAAATGGACGGAAAAGAAGCCACCCAGACCATCCGACAGAAGGGCTTCGAGGACGTGCCCATCATCGCCATGACCGCCCATGCCATGAAAGGCGACCGGGAGATGTGCCTGGAAGTCGGCATGAACGATTATATCACCAAGCCCATCAAACGGGAGGCGGTGTTCGCCATTATCGAAAAGAATGTTTTCCACAAGGAGGCGGCATGA
- a CDS encoding PAS domain S-box protein, with the protein MPSATTILDLVKKNKALEDENKRYRQAREESQDSEERFRVISETIHIGVFEIDEQGSCLYTNTSFQEIFGISLVESLTRDWREFLIEEDKETVSRRWKHAIEEMDTFSMDCRINRPDGDRRWIHVHSQPVFSDAGSRYTGTVEDITERKTTEEELKKAKEAAESANMAKSQFLANMSHEIRTPMNGVIGFTDLLMDTGLDDVQIDYTQTIKRSGTALLSLINDILDFSKIESGELDFEEIAFDPELLAYDVCDLFAPKSVNIRWSCCAG; encoded by the coding sequence ATGCCCAGTGCTACGACCATCCTTGATCTGGTAAAGAAAAACAAGGCCCTGGAGGACGAGAACAAGCGCTATCGTCAGGCCCGGGAGGAGAGCCAGGACAGCGAAGAACGCTTCCGGGTGATCTCCGAGACAATCCATATCGGCGTCTTCGAGATCGACGAGCAAGGAAGCTGCCTGTATACCAATACCAGCTTTCAGGAGATCTTCGGAATCAGCCTGGTGGAGAGTCTGACCCGGGACTGGCGCGAGTTCCTGATAGAAGAAGACAAAGAGACCGTATCCAGGCGTTGGAAGCATGCCATCGAGGAGATGGATACCTTTTCCATGGATTGCCGCATCAACCGTCCGGACGGCGACCGCCGATGGATCCATGTGCATTCGCAACCGGTATTTTCCGATGCCGGAAGCCGGTATACCGGAACCGTGGAAGACATTACCGAAAGAAAAACCACCGAGGAGGAGCTGAAAAAAGCCAAGGAGGCGGCCGAGAGCGCCAATATGGCCAAAAGCCAGTTTCTGGCCAACATGAGCCACGAGATCCGAACCCCCATGAACGGGGTGATCGGTTTCACCGATCTGCTCATGGATACCGGGCTCGACGATGTTCAAATCGATTACACCCAGACGATCAAACGCAGCGGTACGGCGCTGCTCTCCCTGATCAACGACATCCTCGACTTTTCCAAGATCGAATCCGGCGAGTTGGATTTCGAGGAGATCGCCTTCGACCCGGAGTTGCTGGCTTACGACGTCTGCGACCTGTTCGCCCCAAAATCGGTAAACATCCGGTGGAGTTGCTGTGCCGGATAG
- a CDS encoding sigma-54 dependent transcriptional regulator: MARPYRVMVVDDDSAHRTMLRTLVGGWGYEILEADDGESAIAEVGDRPVDLILMDIRMVRVSGIEALERIKSINPAIPIVLMTAYASIEMAVDALKKGAYDYLTKPLDFDKLKLTLDRALEHIRLKKENRALKERLDGEFQSSDIIGSSPVMMRLMATAAQVAASEATVMISGESGTGKELVAAAIHHNSPRKEGPFIKVNCAAITETLLESELFGHEKGAFTGAERRREGRFVQANGGSLFLDEVGEMPVAMQVKLLRVLQERELTRVGGEQVLPVDVRMIVATNRDLARMVEEGSFRGDLFYRLNVVELKTPPLRERREDIPLLAAHFLKRFAEKNRKKVDRFAPRAMDLLIRHPWPGNVRELMNTIERAVVLAASDCLGEEDFAMPAPASLPAASTAAGTFPADVPLEQIEREAIVSTLASAGGNKSEAARRLGITRKTLREKLKRYDLN, translated from the coding sequence ATGGCCAGACCGTACCGGGTGATGGTAGTGGATGACGACAGCGCCCATCGCACCATGCTGCGCACCCTGGTGGGAGGCTGGGGATACGAGATTCTGGAGGCCGATGACGGAGAATCCGCCATTGCCGAAGTGGGCGACCGGCCCGTGGACCTGATTTTGATGGATATCCGTATGGTAAGGGTGTCCGGCATCGAGGCCCTGGAGAGGATCAAGAGCATCAATCCGGCCATTCCCATCGTGTTGATGACGGCCTATGCGTCCATCGAAATGGCGGTGGATGCGCTTAAAAAAGGGGCCTATGACTACCTGACCAAACCGCTGGATTTCGACAAGCTGAAGCTGACCCTGGACCGGGCGCTGGAGCACATCCGCCTGAAAAAGGAGAATCGCGCGCTCAAAGAGCGGCTCGATGGAGAATTCCAGTCGTCGGACATCATTGGCAGCAGCCCGGTAATGATGCGCCTGATGGCTACGGCGGCGCAGGTGGCCGCCTCCGAGGCCACGGTGATGATCTCCGGCGAATCGGGAACCGGAAAGGAACTGGTCGCTGCGGCCATCCACCACAACAGCCCCAGAAAAGAGGGCCCCTTCATCAAGGTCAATTGTGCCGCCATTACCGAGACCCTGCTTGAATCCGAGCTTTTCGGCCATGAAAAGGGCGCTTTCACCGGGGCGGAACGCCGCCGGGAGGGCCGTTTCGTTCAGGCCAACGGCGGCAGCCTGTTTCTGGATGAAGTCGGCGAGATGCCCGTTGCCATGCAGGTGAAACTGCTGCGGGTGCTCCAGGAGCGGGAACTGACCCGGGTGGGCGGAGAGCAGGTGCTGCCTGTGGATGTCCGGATGATCGTGGCTACCAACCGGGATCTGGCCCGGATGGTCGAGGAAGGCTCTTTCCGGGGAGATCTTTTCTACCGTTTGAATGTCGTCGAACTCAAGACGCCGCCGCTGCGGGAGCGCCGGGAAGACATTCCCCTGCTGGCCGCCCATTTCCTGAAGCGCTTTGCCGAGAAAAACCGCAAGAAGGTGGACCGCTTTGCCCCCCGGGCCATGGACCTGCTGATCCGGCATCCCTGGCCCGGAAACGTGCGCGAACTGATGAACACCATCGAGCGGGCGGTGGTGCTGGCCGCGTCGGACTGCCTCGGCGAGGAGGATTTTGCCATGCCGGCCCCCGCTTCTTTACCGGCCGCCAGCACCGCCGCCGGCACTTTCCCGGCTGATGTGCCCCTGGAGCAGATCGAGCGCGAGGCCATCGTCAGCACCCTGGCGTCGGCCGGGGGCAACAAGAGCGAAGCGGCCCGGCGCCTGGGCATCACCCGCAAGACATTGCGTGAAAAACTCAAACGCTACGATTTAAACTGA